One window from the genome of Leucobacter aridicollis encodes:
- a CDS encoding nucleoside phosphorylase has translation MTATREAWYIHCTPDQVGEDAIIVGDRGRVLLATELLEDAVLLNEDRGLTTATGTYKGRRITISAFGMGAPIAAVVVEELSYIGVKRVLRLGTVMTASDTQLGSLVVAHGATRGEGTSAGYLPLEYPAVPDFELTAKAEQAARATGRTVVTGIYESADGFYTELMRRDNPAGQAELVERRRAQHIVGTDMETSAVFVVARARGIAAASLCLASVAGDNFAKLDGEDRRQAELDLLQAGLEALVAE, from the coding sequence ATGACTGCAACACGAGAAGCCTGGTACATCCACTGCACACCCGACCAGGTCGGCGAAGACGCCATCATCGTCGGGGACCGGGGCCGCGTGCTCCTCGCGACTGAACTGCTCGAAGACGCCGTCCTGCTGAACGAGGATCGCGGACTCACGACCGCGACGGGCACGTACAAGGGGCGCCGGATCACGATCAGCGCGTTCGGAATGGGCGCGCCGATCGCCGCGGTCGTCGTCGAGGAACTCTCCTACATCGGCGTGAAGCGCGTGCTGCGGCTCGGCACCGTGATGACCGCCAGCGACACCCAGCTCGGGTCGCTCGTCGTCGCGCACGGCGCCACCCGCGGCGAGGGCACCTCCGCAGGTTACCTTCCGCTCGAGTACCCAGCGGTGCCCGACTTCGAGCTCACCGCGAAAGCGGAGCAGGCGGCCCGAGCGACCGGGCGCACCGTCGTCACCGGGATCTACGAGTCCGCCGACGGCTTCTACACGGAGCTCATGCGGCGCGACAACCCCGCAGGCCAGGCGGAGCTCGTCGAGCGACGCCGCGCGCAACACATCGTCGGCACCGACATGGAGACGAGCGCGGTGTTCGTCGTCGCCCGCGCCCGCGGCATCGCGGCCGCGTCGCTCTGCCTTGCGAGCGTCGCAGGCGACAACTTCGCAAAGCTCGACGGCGAGGATCGGCGCCAGGCCGAGCTCGACCTGCTGCAGGCTGGCCTCGAAGCGCTCGTCGCCGAGTGA
- a CDS encoding GntR family transcriptional regulator, producing the protein MMLFELDSARGALPLYVQLANALEAHIINDKLEPGTKLPSEPTLAAENNLSRATILKAFEMLVDRGLVSRHQGKGTFVRSRPMERSLPELTSFSEHVDSLGLRPGSTLLDYAEYAANAPGRPASAFPDDVDIVVIERARSVGGTPVGLQRLIIPAHVAHKVGITESVAAQPGFSFYGTLRTAGLELSAGEETLRAINADAAEAEQLGVEPGIALIEVDRHSRGTSGQLLEHVRARYLGTHYLYRVTLNNPSNGGSHESNSSTALRTGGGYAHRPDGVRAE; encoded by the coding sequence ATGATGCTGTTTGAACTCGACAGTGCGCGCGGCGCGCTCCCGCTGTACGTGCAACTTGCGAATGCGCTTGAAGCTCACATCATCAACGACAAGCTCGAACCGGGCACCAAGCTGCCAAGCGAACCGACGCTTGCGGCGGAAAACAACCTGTCGCGTGCCACAATCCTCAAGGCCTTTGAGATGCTCGTCGACCGTGGCCTCGTTTCCCGCCACCAGGGTAAGGGCACCTTCGTGCGGTCGCGGCCGATGGAGCGCAGCCTTCCTGAGCTCACGAGCTTCAGTGAGCACGTCGACAGCCTCGGGCTGCGGCCCGGCAGCACCCTGCTCGACTACGCGGAGTACGCGGCGAACGCCCCGGGTCGACCCGCCTCGGCGTTCCCCGACGACGTCGACATCGTCGTCATCGAGCGCGCCAGAAGCGTCGGGGGAACCCCGGTCGGGTTGCAGCGCCTCATCATTCCCGCGCACGTCGCGCACAAGGTTGGCATCACCGAGTCGGTCGCGGCGCAGCCCGGCTTCTCGTTCTACGGCACGCTTCGCACGGCCGGTCTCGAGCTCTCGGCGGGGGAGGAAACGCTCCGCGCAATCAACGCGGACGCCGCTGAAGCCGAGCAGCTCGGCGTCGAGCCTGGCATCGCGCTCATCGAGGTGGATCGCCACTCGCGCGGCACCTCGGGGCAACTCCTCGAGCACGTGCGTGCACGCTACCTCGGTACCCACTATCTCTACCGCGTCACACTCAACAACCCATCCAATGGAGGATCTCATGAATCGAACTCGAGCACTGCTCTTCGCACCGGCGGCGGCTACGCTCATCGCCCTGACGGCGTGCGCGCCGAGTAA
- a CDS encoding cysteine hydrolase family protein — MNTHHPKTALLLVDVINSFYEAGQPNYYPDVEDTLPALAELRDTARERDALLVHSVERHYRGLADFEFAKLPRHHQDGEHDAAYFSGFEPVERANEIVVPKRRYSGFYATDLDLVLREQGIERVIVAGVKTNVCIRATVQDAFAGGFDVFVPREATNSNRPHLAEASLEDIDRYFGRVGSLAEAKDLL, encoded by the coding sequence GTGAACACACACCACCCGAAGACAGCACTGCTGCTCGTCGACGTCATCAACTCGTTCTACGAGGCGGGGCAACCGAACTACTACCCCGATGTCGAGGACACGCTGCCCGCGCTCGCTGAGCTGCGCGACACCGCTCGCGAGCGCGACGCGCTGCTCGTCCACTCGGTCGAACGCCACTACCGTGGGCTCGCCGACTTCGAGTTCGCGAAGTTGCCGCGACACCACCAAGACGGGGAGCACGACGCCGCGTACTTCTCGGGGTTCGAGCCCGTGGAGCGCGCGAACGAGATCGTCGTGCCGAAGCGGCGCTACTCCGGGTTCTACGCGACGGACCTTGACCTCGTCCTGCGCGAGCAGGGAATCGAACGCGTCATCGTCGCGGGCGTGAAGACGAACGTGTGCATCCGCGCGACGGTACAGGACGCGTTCGCCGGCGGCTTCGACGTGTTCGTGCCACGCGAGGCAACGAACTCGAACCGACCTCATCTCGCGGAAGCAAGCCTCGAGGATATCGACCGGTACTTCGGGCGGGTCGGCTCCCTCGCCGAGGCGAAGGATCTGCTGTGA
- a CDS encoding BMP family lipoprotein, with product MNRTRALLFAPAAATLIALTACAPSNGGPATGGSGDKVALVVAQGGLGDQSYNDLANEGFKRAVADTGLTPSTIESDDIVGQGEQLLRRAGQAGINLVVDLEFSHNEMIGKVAADFPESDWVIFNAESAGDNVASVLFQEQEGSYLAGALAAMQTTNTSDPKINADKKLGVIGGASSVGIDKFLVGFIEGAKAVDPEVEVLTAYSNDFADPAKGQQLAQAMFEQGADIVYAVAGGTGAGVIQAAQDANHYAIGVDDNQDDQAPGFVLTSVLKRADLAVESVVKDYAKGSFPGGKTITFGLKEDAVGLTDFEFTKDAIAPEAIAKVEELKAGIIAGDIQVWNVVTDGYPDYFQGN from the coding sequence ATGAATCGAACTCGAGCACTGCTCTTCGCACCGGCGGCGGCTACGCTCATCGCCCTGACGGCGTGCGCGCCGAGTAACGGAGGACCCGCGACGGGAGGCAGCGGGGACAAGGTTGCCCTCGTTGTCGCGCAGGGCGGCCTCGGCGACCAGTCCTACAACGACCTCGCAAACGAGGGGTTCAAGCGGGCGGTGGCAGATACGGGTCTCACCCCGAGCACGATCGAGTCAGACGACATCGTCGGCCAGGGCGAGCAGTTGCTGCGCCGCGCCGGACAGGCAGGGATCAACCTGGTTGTCGACCTCGAGTTTTCACACAACGAGATGATCGGCAAAGTCGCCGCGGACTTCCCTGAGAGCGACTGGGTGATCTTCAACGCAGAGTCCGCCGGCGACAACGTCGCCTCGGTGCTCTTCCAAGAGCAAGAAGGCTCGTATCTCGCTGGCGCGCTCGCCGCGATGCAGACGACGAACACGAGCGACCCGAAGATCAACGCAGATAAGAAGCTCGGCGTGATCGGTGGCGCATCAAGCGTCGGCATCGACAAGTTCCTTGTCGGCTTCATCGAGGGAGCGAAGGCAGTGGACCCCGAGGTTGAGGTGCTCACTGCATACTCCAACGACTTCGCCGACCCGGCGAAGGGGCAGCAGCTCGCACAGGCAATGTTCGAGCAGGGCGCTGACATCGTGTACGCCGTCGCGGGCGGCACGGGCGCCGGCGTCATTCAGGCGGCACAGGACGCGAACCACTACGCGATCGGCGTCGATGACAACCAGGACGATCAGGCGCCAGGCTTTGTGCTTACGAGCGTGCTCAAGCGTGCGGACCTCGCCGTCGAGAGCGTGGTGAAGGACTACGCGAAGGGATCGTTCCCTGGCGGCAAAACCATCACATTCGGTCTGAAGGAGGATGCCGTCGGCCTGACCGATTTCGAGTTCACGAAGGACGCGATCGCTCCCGAAGCAATCGCGAAGGTCGAGGAACTCAAGGCCGGCATCATTGCTGGAGATATTCAGGTCTGGAACGTCGTCACCGACGGCTACCCCGACTACTTCCAGGGGAACTAA
- a CDS encoding ABC transporter ATP-binding protein: MEHDIRVAGSDAAPPPRIEARGIARSFGPVRANRNVSLAAHRGQVLAVIGENGAGKSTLMKMLYGLDRPDEGTILIDGEPVRLSSARDAIRRGIGLVQQELAIVPDLTLLENLVLGSEPMSAGRIDWARARREAEVLAESVGTDINWDLQAAHAPIAIQQQVEILRLIGRGADLLILDEPTAVLAPVQAAQLLDLLRRLVADGKTVIFISHKLGEVLRVADEITVLRAGITEPAISRADATIEGLATLIMGGEAAPSDAGTPGTPREVVLACSGLKATDDRGIERLSGVDLEVRAGEILGVAAVSGNGQDELAEVLIGLRRLAAGSVALRGTNVTRTSVRARRKAGFGYVSADRKHEGLALDLSIADNAIASPSLTALTRGGWFSPARVKAAISSVLTTGAVRYGSENDPISSLSGGNQQRVVIARELRDRPEVLVASQPTRGVDIRGIAFIHEQLRQARDAGSAVVLFSEELDEIQALADRILVLHQGRVVGELGRDADRVVLGKLMLGMAEENDARSGGQHEDGETA; this comes from the coding sequence ATGGAACACGACATCCGGGTGGCGGGCAGCGACGCCGCTCCGCCACCCCGGATCGAGGCGCGGGGGATCGCACGATCCTTCGGCCCGGTCCGAGCGAATCGAAACGTCTCGCTCGCCGCGCACAGGGGGCAGGTGCTCGCCGTCATCGGCGAGAACGGCGCGGGCAAGAGCACCCTCATGAAAATGCTCTATGGCCTCGACAGGCCCGATGAGGGCACGATCCTCATCGACGGCGAACCAGTGCGGCTTTCGAGTGCGCGGGACGCCATTCGACGCGGCATTGGACTCGTGCAGCAGGAACTCGCGATCGTCCCCGACCTGACGCTCCTCGAGAATCTCGTGCTCGGCAGCGAGCCGATGTCGGCCGGGCGCATCGATTGGGCGCGCGCTCGCCGCGAGGCAGAGGTGCTCGCTGAGTCCGTCGGCACCGACATCAACTGGGATCTGCAAGCCGCCCACGCTCCGATCGCCATTCAGCAGCAGGTCGAGATTCTGCGGCTTATTGGGCGTGGGGCCGACCTGCTCATCCTCGACGAGCCGACGGCAGTGCTCGCGCCGGTCCAGGCGGCGCAGCTGCTTGATCTGCTCAGGCGGCTCGTTGCCGATGGCAAGACTGTCATCTTCATCAGCCACAAGCTCGGCGAGGTGCTGCGCGTCGCGGACGAGATAACGGTGCTGCGCGCCGGGATCACCGAGCCCGCGATCTCGCGGGCCGATGCGACGATCGAGGGCCTCGCCACGCTCATCATGGGCGGCGAAGCCGCGCCCTCGGACGCCGGGACCCCAGGGACGCCGCGCGAGGTCGTCCTCGCATGCAGCGGACTGAAGGCGACAGACGACCGCGGGATCGAGCGACTTTCCGGGGTCGACCTCGAGGTCCGCGCGGGCGAGATTCTCGGCGTGGCCGCCGTGTCCGGCAATGGCCAGGACGAGCTCGCCGAGGTGCTCATCGGCCTGCGGCGGCTCGCTGCGGGCTCCGTCGCGCTTCGCGGAACGAACGTGACCCGGACGTCCGTGCGGGCCCGGCGCAAGGCGGGGTTCGGGTATGTGAGCGCCGACCGCAAGCACGAGGGCCTCGCGCTCGATCTGTCGATCGCCGATAACGCGATCGCGTCGCCGTCACTCACCGCGCTCACTCGCGGCGGCTGGTTCTCGCCCGCACGCGTGAAGGCGGCCATCAGCTCGGTGCTCACGACGGGTGCTGTGCGCTACGGTTCCGAGAATGATCCGATCTCGAGTTTGTCAGGCGGCAACCAACAGCGCGTCGTGATCGCGCGCGAGCTTCGCGACCGGCCGGAGGTGCTCGTCGCGAGCCAGCCGACGCGTGGCGTCGACATTCGCGGTATCGCGTTCATCCACGAGCAGTTGCGTCAGGCACGCGATGCGGGCAGCGCTGTCGTGCTGTTCAGCGAGGAGCTCGACGAGATTCAGGCGCTCGCCGACCGCATCCTGGTGCTGCACCAGGGGCGCGTCGTCGGCGAGCTCGGGCGAGACGCTGACCGCGTCGTGCTCGGCAAGCTCATGCTCGGCATGGCGGAAGAGAACGATGCTCGCTCCGGCGGGCAGCACGAGGACGGGGAGACCGCGTGA
- a CDS encoding nicotinate phosphoribosyltransferase, whose product MDTSTALLTDHYELTMVDAALKAGTANRNSVFELFARRLSGARRYGVVAGTGRLLEAITNFRFGDAELDFLRANNVVSAETIDWLANYRFTGDIWGYPEGEVFFPGSPLITVEASFAEGVILETLALSIMNYDSAVATAASRMVYAANGKPLAEMGSRRTSERSAVAAARAAYIAGFSATSNLEAGRSYGIPTMGTAAHSFTLLHDSEREAFEAQIAAFGPDTTLLVDTYDTEQGVRTAVEVAGTGLGAVRIDSGDLPVVVVEVRELLDSLGATNTRITVTNDLDEHTVAALAASPVDSFGVGTSVVVGSGSPTMGMVYKLVAREDDNGEWVSVAKKSTDKASVGGRKSVRRLHNARGAARAELIYLGDGPGGEPEGAEVADSSREVLEHLVIGGEIQPQYIGTDGIELARERHRTSVAELPRVAMSLTRGDPAIPTEYR is encoded by the coding sequence GTGGACACCTCTACTGCTTTGCTCACCGATCACTACGAGCTGACTATGGTCGACGCCGCACTGAAGGCTGGTACCGCGAACCGAAACAGCGTCTTCGAACTCTTCGCGCGCAGGCTCTCGGGCGCACGGCGATACGGGGTTGTCGCCGGAACCGGCAGGCTCCTCGAAGCGATCACGAACTTCCGCTTCGGTGACGCCGAACTCGACTTCCTCCGCGCAAACAACGTCGTGAGCGCCGAGACCATCGACTGGCTAGCGAACTACCGCTTCACCGGAGACATCTGGGGCTACCCGGAGGGCGAGGTGTTCTTCCCTGGCTCCCCGCTCATCACGGTCGAGGCAAGCTTCGCTGAGGGCGTCATCCTTGAGACGCTCGCGCTCAGCATCATGAACTACGACTCAGCTGTCGCAACCGCGGCATCCCGCATGGTCTACGCGGCGAACGGAAAGCCGCTCGCCGAGATGGGCTCGCGCCGCACCAGCGAGCGGAGCGCCGTCGCCGCTGCACGCGCCGCCTACATTGCGGGCTTCAGCGCCACCTCGAACCTTGAGGCTGGCCGCAGCTACGGGATCCCAACGATGGGCACCGCAGCACACTCGTTCACGCTGCTCCACGATTCCGAGCGCGAAGCTTTTGAGGCACAGATCGCGGCGTTCGGCCCCGACACCACACTGCTCGTCGACACCTACGACACCGAGCAGGGTGTCCGCACTGCCGTTGAGGTTGCCGGGACCGGTCTCGGCGCTGTGCGCATCGACTCGGGAGACCTGCCTGTCGTTGTCGTCGAGGTTCGAGAACTGCTCGACTCGCTCGGCGCCACGAACACGCGCATCACCGTCACGAACGACCTCGACGAGCACACAGTCGCGGCACTCGCGGCCTCACCAGTGGACTCGTTCGGCGTCGGCACCTCGGTCGTTGTCGGCTCGGGCAGCCCCACCATGGGCATGGTCTACAAGCTCGTCGCACGCGAGGACGACAACGGCGAGTGGGTCTCGGTCGCGAAGAAGAGCACCGACAAGGCCTCGGTCGGGGGCCGCAAGAGCGTGCGCCGGCTGCACAACGCACGCGGCGCGGCGCGCGCAGAACTCATCTACCTCGGCGACGGCCCGGGTGGCGAACCCGAGGGCGCAGAGGTCGCGGACTCGAGTCGTGAGGTGCTCGAGCATCTCGTGATCGGCGGCGAGATCCAGCCCCAGTACATCGGCACCGACGGCATTGAACTTGCGAGGGAGCGGCACCGCACCAGCGTGGCAGAGCTCCCCCGCGTCGCGATGAGCCTCACCCGCGGCGACCCAGCGATCCCCACTGAGTACCGCTAG
- a CDS encoding ABC transporter permease: protein MTHQQAPETGAHTSYVPVPVPKRFSWRAAGESAWRIAVPVVIALAVGAVALILGGANPLEIYGMLVQEAFGDAARINATLTAATPLLFTGLAAAIAFRGGVFNVGVEGSFGFAGLAAAVVGVSVGALPPMLAITACLVAGMLAGIAVALVPAILRTWLGVDEVVSTLMFNFIVTGVTAWLVQSYFLAPGQANSATEYVAGSAELPLLAPPGQLNAGFVLAIALVVFYGFWIKRSQLGFEFDAVGKTARFSLAQGLRVRTVLMSAMLISGAIGGLGGAVHALGVVHRFSVGFSASFGFTGIAIALLARFNPVGVVIGAVAFGALAAAGATVQLFVNIPIQLISILQGTIMMLAVAQFAIPRLLRGRKAKRNQTEVSA from the coding sequence GTGACACACCAGCAGGCGCCTGAGACCGGCGCGCACACCAGCTACGTTCCTGTCCCCGTCCCGAAGCGTTTCTCGTGGCGGGCCGCGGGAGAATCCGCTTGGCGGATCGCAGTCCCCGTCGTGATCGCGCTCGCGGTTGGAGCGGTCGCCCTCATCCTGGGCGGCGCAAACCCGCTCGAGATCTACGGCATGCTCGTGCAAGAGGCGTTCGGCGATGCCGCGAGGATCAACGCGACGCTGACCGCGGCGACGCCGCTGCTCTTCACTGGGCTGGCGGCAGCGATCGCGTTCCGGGGCGGCGTCTTCAACGTCGGAGTCGAGGGGAGCTTCGGGTTCGCCGGGCTCGCCGCGGCCGTCGTCGGAGTGAGCGTCGGAGCCCTCCCGCCAATGCTCGCCATAACCGCCTGCCTCGTTGCTGGCATGCTTGCGGGAATCGCCGTTGCGTTGGTTCCTGCGATCCTGCGTACCTGGCTCGGCGTTGACGAAGTCGTCTCGACGCTTATGTTCAACTTCATTGTCACCGGAGTCACGGCCTGGCTCGTGCAGTCATACTTCTTGGCGCCGGGGCAGGCGAACTCGGCTACGGAGTACGTCGCAGGGTCGGCGGAGCTTCCCCTGCTCGCTCCTCCCGGACAGCTCAACGCAGGGTTCGTGCTCGCGATCGCGCTCGTCGTCTTCTACGGCTTCTGGATCAAGCGCAGTCAGCTCGGCTTCGAGTTCGACGCGGTCGGGAAGACCGCGCGGTTCTCGCTGGCGCAGGGGCTGCGGGTGCGCACGGTGCTGATGAGCGCGATGCTCATCTCGGGTGCGATCGGCGGTCTCGGCGGCGCAGTGCACGCGCTTGGCGTCGTGCACCGGTTCTCGGTCGGGTTCTCAGCAAGCTTCGGCTTCACCGGCATCGCGATTGCCCTGCTTGCCCGATTCAACCCCGTTGGCGTGGTCATCGGCGCCGTTGCGTTCGGCGCACTCGCGGCTGCCGGGGCGACCGTCCAGCTCTTCGTGAACATTCCGATCCAACTCATTAGCATCCTGCAGGGCACGATCATGATGCTCGCCGTTGCGCAGTTCGCGATTCCGCGGCTCTTGCGCGGTCGAAAGGCGAAACGGAACCAGACGGAGGTGTCGGCATGA
- a CDS encoding carbohydrate kinase family protein, whose protein sequence is MTAVAPLLLVTGYASVDFAMQLAPFRGTDATTTVLGRADEWPRYGGVAHVTRAAAAPRAPDPSGKGTAVVGSSVRVEALSWVGQDPDGAAWIDAVERGGAGCGGIATRGTRSPTSFLLYPEGDGTICLFDPGDCHDGALTSEQRRLAAAADAVVVTIGPEHATRELLDAIRPDATLCWILKQDPDSLSGDLATALAARADVITLSEGESGYLAGIAAAARPGTDIIVTRGSRGAELRRVTANATIEPIGSVPAEPVAGVDTTGAGDTFSGTLAARIAADPIRARDRAHDTDPHPMLEHIAAAAAATAAMLRARATDLGR, encoded by the coding sequence GTGACGGCCGTCGCCCCGCTCCTGCTCGTCACCGGCTATGCCAGTGTCGACTTCGCCATGCAGCTCGCGCCGTTTCGTGGGACAGACGCGACAACGACGGTGCTTGGCCGCGCTGACGAATGGCCGCGATACGGCGGCGTCGCGCACGTCACCCGCGCAGCGGCCGCACCGCGAGCGCCCGACCCGAGCGGCAAGGGCACGGCCGTCGTCGGGTCGAGCGTGCGCGTCGAAGCGCTGTCCTGGGTCGGACAGGACCCTGACGGAGCCGCGTGGATCGACGCCGTCGAACGCGGCGGCGCCGGATGCGGTGGCATCGCCACGCGTGGGACGCGCAGCCCGACATCGTTCCTCCTCTACCCCGAGGGCGACGGCACGATCTGCCTGTTCGACCCGGGAGACTGCCACGACGGCGCATTGACGAGCGAGCAACGGCGGCTCGCGGCCGCAGCCGATGCGGTCGTCGTCACGATCGGCCCGGAGCATGCCACGCGGGAACTGCTCGACGCGATCCGCCCCGACGCGACGCTCTGCTGGATCCTCAAGCAGGATCCCGACTCGCTCAGCGGCGACCTCGCAACAGCGCTCGCCGCCCGCGCCGACGTCATCACGCTGAGCGAGGGCGAGAGTGGCTACCTCGCGGGAATCGCGGCAGCGGCCAGGCCCGGCACCGACATCATCGTGACACGGGGCTCGCGTGGCGCCGAACTGCGCCGAGTGACCGCGAACGCGACGATCGAGCCCATCGGGTCCGTACCCGCCGAGCCGGTGGCCGGCGTCGACACGACCGGCGCGGGGGACACGTTCTCAGGGACGCTCGCCGCCCGCATCGCAGCCGACCCCATTCGCGCTCGCGACCGCGCTCACGACACCGACCCGCACCCCATGCTCGAGCACATCGCCGCGGCCGCAGCAGCGACCGCGGCCATGCTCAGAGCCCGCGCCACCGACCTGGGGCGTTGA
- a CDS encoding DUF3039 domain-containing protein has protein sequence MGIFTRDTPDTGGGLDVMDRELEKLLEDSQIEDGDHERFSHYVPKDKIVESAVTGKPVRALCGKKWTPSRDPERFPVCPDCKKVYERMKK, from the coding sequence ATGGGTATCTTCACGCGCGACACTCCTGACACCGGCGGCGGCCTCGACGTTATGGACCGCGAGCTTGAAAAGCTGCTCGAGGATTCGCAGATCGAGGACGGCGATCACGAGCGGTTCTCGCACTACGTTCCGAAAGACAAGATCGTCGAGTCTGCGGTTACGGGCAAGCCTGTCCGCGCGCTGTGCGGCAAGAAGTGGACGCCGTCGCGCGACCCCGAGCGTTTTCCAGTCTGCCCCGATTGCAAGAAGGTCTACGAACGGATGAAGAAATAG
- a CDS encoding sugar isomerase domain-containing protein has translation MSIARGYFDDVIAKLAGVRDTQDEAIKQAAEICADTIQNDGLVFTFGTGHGGFAALEMFPRTGGVTGFRPIVESSIALMHHVLGDQGTAQYRFLHTREGYGNAILRSHQIKEGDSLILFSHSGINAVILDMAVEFKERGLKVIAVTSVPHSSQVESRHSSGHRLFEIADVVIDTGIPLEDASQYIDGLEFPVGPTSTSIAVAVGHAINASTSAALVARGETPMIMVNTNSNRTKLAHQQNDRNYAELWRRLRSREFSAPEVK, from the coding sequence ATGAGTATTGCACGCGGATACTTCGACGACGTCATCGCCAAGCTTGCCGGCGTTCGTGACACGCAGGACGAGGCGATCAAGCAGGCCGCAGAGATCTGCGCCGACACCATCCAGAACGACGGCCTCGTATTCACCTTCGGCACCGGCCACGGTGGCTTTGCAGCCCTCGAAATGTTCCCACGCACCGGCGGCGTGACAGGCTTCCGTCCGATTGTTGAAAGCTCGATTGCGCTGATGCATCACGTACTCGGCGACCAGGGCACCGCCCAGTACCGCTTCCTGCACACGCGCGAGGGGTACGGCAACGCGATCCTCCGCTCGCACCAGATCAAGGAGGGCGACTCGCTCATCCTGTTCTCGCACTCGGGCATCAACGCCGTGATCCTCGACATGGCCGTCGAATTCAAGGAGCGCGGACTGAAGGTGATTGCAGTCACCTCGGTGCCGCACTCCTCACAGGTCGAGAGTCGCCACTCGAGCGGGCACCGGCTCTTCGAGATCGCAGACGTCGTCATCGACACGGGCATCCCGCTCGAGGACGCCTCACAGTACATCGACGGTCTTGAGTTCCCCGTTGGACCAACGTCGACATCGATCGCGGTCGCCGTCGGCCACGCGATCAACGCGTCCACCTCGGCGGCGCTCGTCGCGCGCGGCGAGACCCCGATGATCATGGTGAACACGAACTCGAACCGCACGAAGCTCGCGCACCAGCAGAACGACCGCAACTACGCGGAGCTGTGGCGCCGTCTCCGCTCGCGCGAGTTCTCCGCGCCGGAGGTGAAGTGA
- a CDS encoding ABC transporter permease codes for MIDSIINSTLLLAVPIVLAALGGAVHRRAGVVNIGLEGQMLVGAFAGILSSAATGNWVVGVLVGGAAGAVAGLIMSLVITRLAANEIIVGLGFNIVVLGIVGFVLRSVYGVSGTLRFPEQPRIPRITIPGLADVPVLGAILSGKDVLFWLAVVLVPVLAWVFANTRWGIRTRATGANEFATASLGVRTLGIRDLAGSIAGLLAGLGGVALALGVSGLFNENMIAGRGFVALAAFYFGRSRPLPTALACLLFSFFDALQVRLQTNSEFPTDLIQTLPYIAVVAVLAWTGFTTLRRSSRVAV; via the coding sequence ATGATCGACAGCATCATCAACTCGACGCTGCTGCTCGCAGTTCCGATCGTGCTTGCCGCGCTCGGCGGCGCAGTACACCGGCGCGCCGGCGTCGTGAACATCGGTCTCGAAGGCCAGATGCTCGTTGGCGCTTTCGCCGGCATCCTGTCGAGCGCCGCGACCGGTAACTGGGTCGTCGGCGTACTCGTCGGGGGCGCGGCTGGCGCCGTCGCCGGCCTGATCATGAGCCTGGTCATCACGCGGCTCGCCGCGAACGAGATCATCGTCGGGCTTGGCTTCAACATTGTTGTGCTCGGCATCGTCGGGTTCGTCTTGCGGAGCGTGTACGGCGTCTCGGGGACGCTGCGGTTCCCCGAGCAGCCCCGCATCCCGCGCATCACGATTCCCGGGCTCGCTGACGTTCCCGTGCTCGGCGCGATCCTGAGCGGAAAGGACGTGCTGTTCTGGCTCGCCGTCGTGCTCGTGCCGGTGCTCGCCTGGGTATTTGCGAACACGCGGTGGGGGATCCGGACGCGCGCGACCGGGGCGAACGAATTCGCGACGGCCTCGCTCGGGGTCAGAACGCTCGGCATCCGCGACCTCGCCGGCTCGATTGCGGGCCTCCTCGCGGGCCTCGGAGGAGTGGCGCTCGCACTCGGCGTGAGCGGCCTGTTCAACGAGAACATGATTGCCGGGCGCGGATTCGTTGCACTCGCGGCTTTCTATTTCGGCCGTTCGCGCCCGCTCCCGACGGCGCTCGCATGCCTGCTGTTCTCGTTCTTCGACGCCCTCCAGGTGCGGCTGCAGACGAACAGCGAATTCCCGACCGACCTTATCCAGACCCTGCCGTACATCGCCGTCGTTGCGGTGCTCGCTTGGACCGGTTTCACGACGCTTCGTCGCAGCAGCCGTGTCGCCGTCTGA